The sequence GACGAAGGCGAAGCCCTTGTTGTGCAAGCTGTCCACGAAGCTATTCGACAGCGTTTTGGACAAATTGCCGACAACTACAAGTCGAATCCGGCCGGTATGCGCAATAAGTTCAATAATGAGCGAGAGCGCCTCCGTTTGGCGTTCACGGGCGCGAAGACTGTCGCACAAGCCCGCACGGCACTGTGCGACCTTTTCAGTCGCGGCGGTTCGAACAAGCCTTTGCAACAAGCTTGGCGGAAGATTCTGCCGATGTTCCATGCCGACCGTTGGCAGCACACCCGTGACCTTGCACTGTTGGCGCTGGCCAGTTACGGCGGACGTAGCGATGACGACGTCAGCAATCCCGAATCCGCGCCCATTTAAACGAAGGAGTAGCTCCCTGATGAGTCTTCACGTGTTTGCAAATCTTGTTACGCCGTTTGGCACGGCCGCCAACAACCGTGCTGAAACGGAAGGCAATGTTACCACGCTCCAAAAGCTGCTCTGGATGGGCGAGACTCATAGCACCGTCTCTGCAGAAGCAATTCGATTCGCATTCCGTCGATTGCTAAGTGCGGCCGAAGCGACCAACCGCTCCTGGGACGAAACTAAAAGGACAAACGCGTGGGAGGACCACGAATTCAAGGGATGGGCCAACCAAACGGGCAAAACCTTCATTGACGACGACCTGCTCGGATTCATGAGAGCGGACGCCGCCAAGGAAGAAGGGGAAGCGGGTTCCGCCAATGTCCGGCGGGCTGTTCTTGAAATCACACGAGCTGTGTCTCTCACCCCATGGACCGGCGACGTCACTTTCAACGCAGCTTCGCCCGGTGCCACTCCATCCGCTTCAAAGGGTGAAAACAAGAGCAAGAATCCCGTGCCGTACGGCACCGAGGTTCACGCGACGCGCTACCAATATGGCATCGCACTCACGCCGGAGCGGCTACGCGATAAGTCGAGGGCAGCGAAAGCCATTGAAGCTCTGTGCAACCTCGGTACGGTTGCAGGGAATCACGGCCGATTTTTCTTCGACTTCTCACCTGAAGCCGTCATCTTCCGCGTAACGGCTGACCCGGCGCCGCGATTGCTCTATTGCTTTTCAACAGATGACGACGGCAAGACCGTGACGGCCGACGCTCTGCTCAAACGGCTGCATGCAGGGGATGTCGTCAAGGAAGAATTAGTCCTAGGCGTTAGCGATCTTGAGTCTCCCCTCGCCAGGCAATTCACCGAAGT is a genomic window of Planctomycetia bacterium containing:
- the cas7i gene encoding type I-B CRISPR-associated protein Cas7/Cst2/DevR, translating into MSLHVFANLVTPFGTAANNRAETEGNVTTLQKLLWMGETHSTVSAEAIRFAFRRLLSAAEATNRSWDETKRTNAWEDHEFKGWANQTGKTFIDDDLLGFMRADAAKEEGEAGSANVRRAVLEITRAVSLTPWTGDVTFNAASPGATPSASKGENKSKNPVPYGTEVHATRYQYGIALTPERLRDKSRAAKAIEALCNLGTVAGNHGRFFFDFSPEAVIFRVTADPAPRLLYCFSTDDDGKTVTADALLKRLHAGDVVKEELVLGVSDLESPLARQFTEVGVKAHGVKAACAQAIEQIKAKLKDKG